A single genomic interval of Syntrophobotulus glycolicus DSM 8271 harbors:
- the mraZ gene encoding division/cell wall cluster transcriptional repressor MraZ produces the protein MFMGEYLHTIDNKGRLIVPVKFRESLGDHFIATKGLDNCLFIFPLKEWKSFEEKLKQLPISRPNARSFVRFFFSGAAECELDKQGRILLPANLREYASLDKDVILAGVMNRIEIWDNSRWKDYSSNAEDHYAEAAESLVDLGI, from the coding sequence ATGTTTATGGGGGAATACCTCCATACAATCGATAATAAAGGCAGACTGATTGTGCCTGTTAAATTTCGGGAGTCTTTGGGTGATCATTTTATTGCCACCAAAGGCTTGGATAATTGTTTGTTCATCTTCCCCCTGAAGGAATGGAAAAGCTTTGAGGAGAAGCTCAAACAACTGCCGATTTCCCGGCCCAATGCCAGATCCTTTGTCCGCTTCTTTTTTTCCGGGGCCGCAGAATGTGAATTGGATAAACAGGGCAGAATCTTATTGCCGGCAAACCTTCGTGAATATGCTTCTCTGGATAAAGATGTCATTTTGGCCGGGGTAATGAACAGGATTGAAATATGGGACAACAGCAGATGGAAGGATTACAGTTCCAATGCGGAGGATCATTATGCCGAAGCCGCCGAGTCTCTGGTGGACCTTGGTATTTGA